The following nucleotide sequence is from Sinobacterium caligoides.
ATCATGTGGGCTGCGGACAAGAACATGGACTTCGGTGTTGAATACGTTGTCGCCGACAACACTCGCATCGATGCCAGCCACGAGGAAGATGCCAAGGCACAGCGCATCAACCTGCTAGCACAGTACTCTTTCTAAGTTCGCCTAGCGCAACCTAGAACACTAAAAAGCCGGTGCCAGTCACCGGCTTTTTTGTGCCTGAAACAAACATCCCGCCACAGGGCAGGCAGCACTAACGCTCCAGCGCTCACTCCCCCGACGCCCCTCATCTCCTATAAGTTATTGCCCGTGCCGACAAGACCCGTTAATACGCTTTTGACTAGGCATTTTCTTGCCTTTTTATTAAGATAAGTTAATAATTTGATATAGAGCAAGGTTGTTCGTCTGCAGGATCGCAGAAACAATAACGACAAAATACATCATGTTGGCGCCACCCGCCGCTCAAGGATAGAACAGATTTGTAGCACCTAGGCTACTAAAAACAGGAGTTATACCATGAAGAAATTACTACTACTCGCCGCCCTGAGCTTGTTCATCACCGGCTGCGCCAGCAACGATAGCCAGCAACTCATCTCCAGCAACCAGAACATAGAGCCTTGGGCCCACGCCTGCCTCGGTGACGACCTGTGCGGACGCCGCTAAACGCAGTGTCAGCGCCGCAGCACTCTCACGAATCGCGTTAGCGCACGCGGTTCGTCGGCCCCATATAACACGGCAGCATAACAACTCTGCTGATATCTCCTTTTATACCGCCAATATCCCCGCCTTTGTGCTTATTCGCCTCTAAACTTCCCCTTGATAACGCGAACGTTTCAAGGAAGCCAAACCATGCTGAAAAAGATCACCGTCGCGGCACTTGCCCCGGCCACGCTGTTACTCGCTAGCCCGAACAGCCTCGCTGCCAGCAACGCTGAGCTCGAGGCTCAAATCCGACAAATGCAGGCTGTCATCGAGCAAATGCAGCGCCAGATGCAGGAAAAAAACGCCCTCGAGCAAGAGTTCATTAAGGAGCAACGCGTCTCCACAACCAGCCGGCAATATCAGTCGGGCACCGGCACGCAGGCCGGCAGCGTCAAGGCCAGCGACCAACAGGTCAGCATCAAGCTCGGTGGCTTTGCCAATCTAGTCACCGCCTACGACGGCGGTAACGGCATGAACAACCCCGACTCCTTCATCGTCAGCCAGATCCCGATCAAGAAGGGCGACGGTAAGTACTACATCAGCGACGGCCAAACCTATACCGGTAGCGGCGACCAATTTCACATCGGCGCCAACCAGAGCCGCTTCAGCGTCGAGGCACTCACCCCCAGCCCCTTCGGCACCCTGAAGATGTTCCTCGAGGGTGACTTCCACGGCGGCGGCAATAGCTTCCGCCTTCGACACGCCTATGGCCAGACCGGCGCCTGGACGTTAGGTCAGACCTGGTCCACTTTCGACAACCTCTCGGCCAACCCCGCCACCGTCGACTGGCAGGGCGCACCCGGCGTGCTCGCACTGCGCCAGCCACTCATCCGCTACAACCACAGCTTTGCTGAGCACTGGGATGCCTCCCTAGCACTGGAGGACAACTCCTACGCCAGTGAACTCGACGACATCAGCAACGACGACGACGTCGCCGAGTCGATCAACTTCGACCGTCCAGACCTTCACCTAATGCTGAAAAACAGTGGCGACTGGGGCAACATCCAAGGCAATTACGTCTACACCTCCTTCAAGGGCAAACCGGCCTTCGGCACCACCGCCAACTACAAGAGTAAGCGTATCGACGGCTACGGTGCCAAACTCAGCGGCGTCATCAATATTACCCAGCACACCGCGCTGCAGTTAAGCGCCGCCTATGTCGACGGCGCCAGCCACTATATCGCCGATCTTTCGGGCAGCGGCAATACCCTAGCCATCGACGATGACGGCAATGTCGACACGGTCACTGCCGAGGCCTACTCGGTGGCCATCGCCCAACAGTGGAACGATCACCTGCGCTCCACCTTCGCCTACTCGATGGTTGACGTCGATAACGGCGGCTATTACTACGACAAAAACGATGCGGGGTACATCCCGGGAGTGTCGCTCAGCCGCTATACCGAGTCCGCCTACTATGTCGCCAATATCTTCTGGGATATCGATGAGCACATTACCACCGGCTTTGAATACCTCTATGGCGAGCGCGAAGATACCGATGGCTATGATGGCGACTCACAGCGCGTGCATTTCATGACCCAATATAACTTCAACTAAGGCGAGATCGCTGCGGCTTGCTAAGCCTAATAAGCTTCACGCAAAACGGGGGAGGAGCCTGAGACTCCTTCTCTACACACTCCTTCTCTGTACCCTCCCTCGAATATAGGAGGTCGAGAGCAATAAAAAATAACCCTCTCGCCCTCCCACCACCAAAGCTGCTGTAATCAACCAGCTAGCTAGAGTCGCCTCCAGCGGCTCAGACGATGTATCAATATAACGCTCATAATAT
It contains:
- a CDS encoding DcaP family trimeric outer membrane transporter — protein: MLKKITVAALAPATLLLASPNSLAASNAELEAQIRQMQAVIEQMQRQMQEKNALEQEFIKEQRVSTTSRQYQSGTGTQAGSVKASDQQVSIKLGGFANLVTAYDGGNGMNNPDSFIVSQIPIKKGDGKYYISDGQTYTGSGDQFHIGANQSRFSVEALTPSPFGTLKMFLEGDFHGGGNSFRLRHAYGQTGAWTLGQTWSTFDNLSANPATVDWQGAPGVLALRQPLIRYNHSFAEHWDASLALEDNSYASELDDISNDDDVAESINFDRPDLHLMLKNSGDWGNIQGNYVYTSFKGKPAFGTTANYKSKRIDGYGAKLSGVINITQHTALQLSAAYVDGASHYIADLSGSGNTLAIDDDGNVDTVTAEAYSVAIAQQWNDHLRSTFAYSMVDVDNGGYYYDKNDAGYIPGVSLSRYTESAYYVANIFWDIDEHITTGFEYLYGEREDTDGYDGDSQRVHFMTQYNFN